A region of uncultured Draconibacterium sp. DNA encodes the following proteins:
- a CDS encoding glycoside hydrolase family 32 protein, whose product MMKTFYKLLVVVFIFSACKPSANNQQEKYNEQYRSKIHFSPETGWANDPNGMVYYDGEYHLFFQHNPDTTIWGPMHWGHAVSKDLIHWEQLPIALYPDSLGWIFSGSAVIDWENTSGLGENGVPPMVAIFTYHNRELENTGTDKFQYQGIAYSLDKGRSWTKYENNPVLPNPGIRDFRDPKVMWHPESEKWIMTLAVLDHINFYSSPNLIDWTLESEFGEGIGAHGGIWECPDLFPLQVEGTDETKWVLLVSINPGGPNGGSATQYFVGDFDGHNFERYGEKTKWMDYGKDNYAGVTWSDIPDEDGRRILLGWMNNWQYANEVPTSIWRGSFTLPRTLKLTEIYNDYLLVSSPVKELDKLKSGSKKISGSTVSGMLEINNKLQFPMEINLNFKTENNTSMNFGERFGIILSNEKNESLKIGYDNLNKLFFIDRSNSGWDSPNKEFAGTHFAPYIANSSSLSFKLIIDKSSVELFAVDGLVVMTEQFFSTEEFTSVSLFSENGEVELLDGEISTLSEIW is encoded by the coding sequence ATGATGAAGACATTTTATAAGCTTCTGGTGGTAGTTTTTATCTTTAGTGCCTGCAAGCCGTCGGCAAACAACCAACAAGAAAAATACAACGAACAATACCGTTCCAAGATTCATTTTTCGCCTGAAACAGGGTGGGCTAATGACCCGAACGGAATGGTGTATTACGATGGTGAATACCACCTGTTTTTTCAGCATAATCCCGATACTACAATTTGGGGGCCAATGCACTGGGGGCATGCGGTAAGCAAGGACCTCATTCACTGGGAACAGCTCCCAATAGCATTGTACCCCGACAGTTTAGGCTGGATATTCTCGGGAAGTGCTGTAATTGACTGGGAAAACACATCTGGTTTAGGAGAAAACGGCGTTCCGCCCATGGTGGCTATTTTTACCTATCATAATCGGGAGCTGGAAAACACCGGAACGGATAAGTTTCAGTATCAGGGAATTGCATATAGCCTTGATAAAGGGCGTAGCTGGACGAAATATGAAAATAACCCGGTTTTACCTAATCCCGGAATTCGTGATTTTCGTGACCCAAAAGTAATGTGGCACCCCGAAAGTGAGAAATGGATAATGACCCTTGCCGTGCTCGACCACATTAATTTCTATTCTTCGCCCAATTTAATCGACTGGACCCTGGAAAGCGAATTCGGAGAAGGAATTGGAGCACATGGCGGCATTTGGGAATGCCCTGATTTGTTTCCTTTGCAAGTGGAAGGAACAGACGAAACAAAATGGGTATTGCTGGTAAGTATCAACCCTGGAGGGCCAAATGGGGGTTCGGCGACCCAATATTTTGTGGGCGACTTTGACGGACATAATTTTGAGCGATACGGAGAAAAAACCAAATGGATGGATTATGGAAAAGATAATTACGCAGGGGTAACCTGGTCGGATATTCCGGATGAAGACGGAAGAAGAATTTTGCTTGGCTGGATGAATAACTGGCAATATGCCAATGAGGTTCCGACATCGATCTGGAGAGGTTCTTTTACCCTGCCAAGAACTCTGAAATTGACAGAAATATATAACGACTATCTACTGGTTTCGTCGCCGGTAAAAGAATTGGATAAGCTAAAATCAGGTTCAAAAAAAATCTCGGGCTCAACAGTCTCCGGAATGCTGGAAATCAATAATAAGCTGCAATTCCCGATGGAAATAAACCTGAACTTTAAAACCGAAAACAATACGTCGATGAACTTTGGTGAGCGTTTTGGGATTATTTTATCGAATGAAAAAAACGAATCGCTAAAGATTGGTTACGACAATCTAAATAAACTGTTTTTTATTGACCGGAGTAATAGTGGATGGGACAGTCCGAACAAGGAATTTGCCGGCACTCATTTTGCGCCTTATATAGCAAATTCCTCTTCACTTAGTTTCAAACTTATCATAGATAAATCGTCGGTTGAATTATTTGCAGTTGATGGATTGGTGGTCATGACCGAACAATTTTTCTCTACCGAAGAATTTACATCAGTAAGCCTGTTTTCGGAAAACGGTGAGGTAGAATTACTCGATGGTGAAATTAGTACGTTATCAGAAATATGGTAA